In Hoeflea ulvae, one genomic interval encodes:
- a CDS encoding ATP-binding cassette domain-containing protein, which produces MKNIEKHFGSVIALAGVSLEIYPGECHCLLGDNGAGKSTFIKTMSGVHKPTKGEIMFEGKPMHFEDPRDAISAGIATVYQDLAMIPLMSVSRNFFMGNEPEKRFGPFKLFDHDHANRVTMEEMTKMGISLRGPDQAVGTLSGGERQTVAIARAVHFGAKVLILDEPTSALGVRQTANVLATIDKVRKDGIAVVFITHNVRHAMAVGDRFTVLNRGKTLGTAQRGQITPDELQDLMAGGQEMVALEGSLGGTV; this is translated from the coding sequence ATGAAGAACATCGAGAAGCATTTCGGCTCGGTCATTGCGCTTGCCGGCGTGTCGCTGGAAATCTATCCCGGCGAATGCCATTGCCTGCTCGGCGACAATGGCGCCGGAAAGTCGACCTTCATCAAGACCATGTCCGGCGTCCACAAGCCGACCAAGGGCGAGATCATGTTTGAAGGCAAGCCGATGCATTTCGAGGATCCGCGCGATGCGATCTCGGCCGGCATCGCCACCGTCTACCAGGACCTGGCGATGATCCCGCTGATGTCGGTGAGCCGCAATTTCTTCATGGGCAACGAGCCCGAGAAGAGGTTCGGCCCGTTCAAGCTGTTTGACCATGACCACGCCAACCGCGTGACCATGGAAGAAATGACGAAGATGGGCATTTCACTGCGCGGCCCGGACCAGGCTGTCGGCACCCTCTCGGGCGGTGAACGCCAGACCGTGGCGATTGCCCGGGCGGTGCATTTCGGCGCCAAGGTGCTGATCCTCGACGAACCGACCTCGGCGCTCGGCGTGCGCCAGACCGCAAATGTGCTGGCAACCATCGACAAGGTGCGCAAGGACGGCATCGCCGTGGTGTTCATCACCCACAATGTCCGCCATGCCATGGCGGTCGGCGACCGCTTCACCGTGCTCAACCGCGGCAAGACGCTGGGCACCGCCCAGCGCGGCCAGATCACCCCGGACGAGCTGCAGGACCTGATGGCCGGCGGCCAGGAAATGGTGGCGCTGGAAGGCTCTCTCGGCGGCACCGTCTGA
- the phnD gene encoding phosphate/phosphite/phosphonate ABC transporter substrate-binding protein, with the protein MTLKSFLLSTIAGVALTIAAPLAASAADCERGTLDERYCDVDGDLIADTPTDEAELLDPDTLIFAYTPVEDPAVYKEAWSDFLTHLDSVTGKKSVFFPVQSNAAQIEAMRSGRLHIAGFNTGSNPLAVNCAGFRPFTIMASLDGGFGYEMEIITYPGSGIEKVEDIKGKTLAFTAETSNSGFKAPSALLKAEYGMESGTDFEPAFSGKHDNSILGVANKDYPAAAIANSVMSRMIERDVIKADQVKSIYKSQTFPTTGFGVVYNLKPELQEKIKEAFFTFPWEGSSLKKEFEKSNEGQFLEMNYKDFWDVVRKIDTANGVEYTCG; encoded by the coding sequence ATGACTTTGAAATCGTTTCTGCTGAGCACCATCGCCGGTGTCGCCCTGACCATCGCCGCACCGCTGGCTGCATCCGCCGCCGATTGCGAACGCGGCACACTGGACGAGCGCTATTGCGATGTCGACGGCGACCTGATTGCCGACACGCCGACCGATGAAGCCGAGCTGCTTGATCCCGATACGCTGATCTTCGCCTATACCCCGGTTGAGGATCCTGCAGTCTACAAGGAAGCATGGTCGGATTTCCTGACCCACCTCGACAGCGTCACCGGCAAGAAGTCGGTCTTCTTCCCGGTCCAGTCCAATGCGGCCCAGATCGAAGCCATGCGCTCGGGTCGCCTGCATATTGCAGGCTTCAACACCGGCTCGAACCCGCTGGCCGTCAACTGCGCCGGCTTCCGCCCCTTCACCATCATGGCGTCGCTTGATGGCGGCTTCGGCTACGAGATGGAAATCATCACCTATCCGGGCTCCGGCATCGAAAAGGTCGAGGACATCAAGGGCAAGACCCTTGCCTTTACCGCCGAAACATCGAATTCCGGCTTCAAGGCTCCGTCCGCTCTGCTGAAGGCCGAATATGGCATGGAGTCGGGAACCGATTTCGAGCCTGCCTTCTCCGGCAAGCACGACAACTCGATCCTCGGCGTCGCCAACAAGGATTATCCGGCAGCCGCCATCGCCAACTCGGTGATGAGCCGCATGATTGAACGCGACGTGATCAAGGCCGACCAGGTCAAGTCGATCTACAAGTCGCAGACCTTCCCGACCACCGGCTTCGGCGTTGTCTACAACCTCAAGCCCGAGCTTCAGGAAAAGATCAAGGAAGCCTTCTTCACCTTCCCCTGGGAAGGCTCGTCGCTGAAGAAGGAATTTGAAAAGTCCAATGAAGGCCAGTTCCTGGAAATGAACTACAAGGACTTCTGGGACGTGGTCCGCAAGATCGACACGGCCAACGGTGTGGAATACACCTGCGGTTAA